From the genome of Rhizobacter sp. AJA081-3:
AACTTCACCTACCAGCAGGTGCAGGCGGCGCTGGCCGGCCAGGGCGTGGCGCTGGCGCGGGTGGCGCTGGTCTACGAGGCGCTGGCGCGCGGCGAACTGGTCGAGCCCTTCGGCCTGGCCGGGCGCACCACCAGCCCCTACGCCTACTGGCTGATCGCGCCACCGGCCAGCCGCTTGCGGCCCGAGGTGCGGCAGTTCTGCGAATGGGTGCAGGCGCAGGCCGAACTGACGCGCGCCGCCACCGGCGAGGCCGCGGCTAGCTGACGCCCAGTTCGGTGACGATCACCGTGAGCGGGATGTCGTGCGGCTGCGGCGTGAAGTCGGCCTCGCCGAGCGCGCTGAACGACCACGACACGCCGATCGTCGTGACATGCGGGTGCGCGGCCAGGAAGCGGTCGAAATAACCGCCGCCGTAGCCGAGGCGGTAGTTGCCGGCCGCATGGCCGACGCAGGGAACCAGCACCACGTCGGGCACCACCAAAGGGCCTGCGGCCGAGGCGATGTTGCATTCGTCGGGCACCATCGGCGCCTTGCGGTCCCACTGGCGGTAGTGCATCTCGCGCGGCGTGCGCAGGCAATACGGCAGCGCCCAGGGCAACTTGTCGCAATATGGGTCGGCGCCGAGTGCAACCACTGCGTTAAATTCAGATCGTATGGATGCGTACAGACCCAGGCACTGCGGTTCGAGCTGGGTCACCACGGCGATCAGGTGGCGGCCCAGGGCTTGCTGAGCAAGGTCGAACGACTCGGACAGCGCAAACTGCTGCCGCTGCGCACGCAGTCGGGTGCGCAAGTCGGCGCGGCGGGTGGCGAAATCGGTCAAGACAGAAT
Proteins encoded in this window:
- a CDS encoding 5-formyltetrahydrofolate cyclo-ligase, yielding MRTRLRAQRQQFALSESFDLAQQALGRHLIAVVTQLEPQCLGLYASIRSEFNAVVALGADPYCDKLPWALPYCLRTPREMHYRQWDRKAPMVPDECNIASAAGPLVVPDVVLVPCVGHAAGNYRLGYGGGYFDRFLAAHPHVTTIGVSWSFSALGEADFTPQPHDIPLTVIVTELGVS